One Penaeus monodon isolate SGIC_2016 chromosome 34, NSTDA_Pmon_1, whole genome shotgun sequence DNA segment encodes these proteins:
- the LOC119594822 gene encoding piggyBac transposable element-derived protein 4-like: protein MKGVDVGDQMASYYPTTRRSKVWYRKVFFFLYDTAIVNAWAVRRALGSEESLKAFRFGLASELLGQFREGTDSTSRAAPCPSTAAPRTRTHNVSQIPGKTRRCKVCSRHGRRKSTRSYCAECNVGLCIYGCFEEWHATL, encoded by the coding sequence ATGAAAGGTGTCGACGTTGGTGATCAGATGGCCAGTTACTATCCAACGACTCGCCGCTCCAAGGTCTGGTACAGGAaggtcttctttttcctctatgaCACGGCCATTGTCAATGCCTGGGCCGTCCGTCGTGCCCTGGGATCGGAGGAATCGCTTAAGGCCTTCCGATTTGGCCTCGCCTCTGAGCTCCTGGGGCAGTTCAGAGAAGGGACCGACTCTACGAGTAGAGCTGCGCCGTGTCCATCTACGGCCGCTCCTCGTACTCGAACGCACAACGTATCACAGATACCAGGTAAGACGAGGAGGTGTAAGGTTTGTTCCCGGCATGGGCGCAGGAAGAGCACCAGGAGCTACTGCGCGGAGTGCAATGTGGGATTGTGCATCTACGGCTGCTTCGAGGAGTGGCACGCCACTTTATGA
- the LOC119594607 gene encoding Golgi SNAP receptor complex member 2-like has product MEVLYHQTNRLLQEISHTDLNRLERSHSPEEYSEVESSVVQKLDTVHSICNRLDILINKEPPARRMNAKYRVDQLKYDFQHILNSFRVLQQRRQIRELEQKERDALLSRKFTTNDQEETSIFLDHELQHHDKLRDANRNVDELLGVGASILQGIRDQGNTLKGAHKRVLNLVNTLGLSNTVMRMIERRSTQDKYILIAGMVIVLLCLYFALRYL; this is encoded by the exons ATGGAAGTGCTCTATCACCAAACCAACAGACTACTTCAAGAGATTTCCCACACTGATCTGAACAGACTTGAGCGGTCACATTCACCAGAGGAGTACAGCGAAGTAGAGTCTTCTGTGGTGCAGAAGCTAGACACAGTGCACTC CATCTGCAATCGGTTAGACATCTTGATAAACAAAGAACCTCCAGCTAGACGAATGAATGCAAAGTATAGAGTGGATCAGCTCAAATACGATTTCCAGCATATCCTG AACTCCTTCAGAGTCTTACAGCAACGCAGACAAATACGAGAACTTGAACAAAAAGAGAGGGATGCATTGCTGTCTAGGAAATTTACTACAAATGATCAGGAAGAAACCTCCATATTTCTTGACCATGAGCTGCAACATCATGATAAGCTAAGG GATGCCAACCGTAACGTTGATGAACTACTAGGAGTTGGTGCGTCCATTTTGCAAGGCATTCGAGACCAGGGAAACACCTTGAAGGGAGCACACAAGCGTGTTCTGAATCTGGTCAATACACTTGGTTTGTCTAACACAGTCATGCGCATGATAGAGAGACGGTCCACTCAAGACAAATACATCTTGATTGCTGGCATGGTCATTGTTctcctttgtttatattttgcattGCGATATTTGTAG